GTTAATGGCAGTAACCAAAATCAAGCTTTGAGCAACCAATTCAAAAGGCACCACATATATGGTTACCGCAGCTGCAGAGAGCAATGCCGCTATCATAAAACGATCCAGTTGAACCATCATGGGGCTCAAAATGCTGCTCACGGTAACCCATCCGCCAAAAGAAAACAGTGTTTTAGCCGTTTCGGATGAATAAACCAATTGGCCGGGATGGTAATCGGGTTCGTTTTTTTTCATGCATGAAAATGCTAAGTGGCGGAAAAGCAATAGTGATACGACGCGGCTGATAACCAAGCTGGCGATAATCCATGCCAAATCTGTGGTGAAATAAGAAATCACTAATGGGCCGGCAAAGTTAATGGTGCCGAGCAAAACGCGCAGAATGCTGATGCCTTTGAAATTCATATAGGCTTCGTTCATGCCGCGGTAGGTTGCGCTCATGGCTTGGGTTGGCAAGGCAATTGCCAAAAGCAGAACAGCGTTTCGGATTTCAGATTGAGGAATGTGTTCGGTTTTGATTAATCCGCTACAGCCGAATAGTGCAAAAAGTACAATGCCTACGCTGCCTATCAAGCCGGCAGTCATAGTTATGCGGGAAGCGGTTGCCAGCACCACAGGGACTTGATCGGTTTTTTTTTGCCCGCGCAACTTTGAAACCATTTGAGTTAATGCACGACCGATGCCTAAGTCGAGAACGCCGGCATAAGTCATCATTGCCCATGCTAATGCTAATAAACCGAAACGTTCGTTGCCGATATTAGCAATCAATTTGGGAATGGAGATCAGGGCGATAAGCAAAGGAAGTGCCAAACCGGCCATGTTCCAGCTGATATGTGACAGTTTCAAAGTGTACTCTCTTTTAATTAAATCAGGCTGTTATGTTATAGATGATGTAATGCCAGCCTGATTTCGGACGTTACTGTATTTGGTAAACGGAAAGCTGAATCAAATGTGTAGGTGATTAGCTGGGTTTTATTTTTATCTGTTTATCTAGAAATAGTGTTTCACGCAGTAGAGATAGAATGTATAACTGCAAACCGGTTGCTGTTCAGTAGACATTAAGTTTTAAACCTTTATTTTCAGACAGGCATCAATGCCTGTCTGAAAATACTTTTAAGGCTTGTTTTGGTTATTTTAAAAAGCCTTTGTACCAAGGCATGGCTTTCTTGATACCTTGTTCGATGGTGAATTGCGGCTCATAACCAAGCAGATTTTGCGCTTTGCCGATATCGGCTTGTGAATGGCGTACATCACCTGCGCGGAAATCGCGGTAGATGGCATCTTTTGTATATTGGATGTCGTTGTCGGCCAAGCTGCTTCGGATGTAGTTAAACAGTTGGTTCAACGTCGTGCGGCCACCGACAGCCACGTTATACACTTGGTTGCGGGCATCTGCATTATCGGTAGTAGCCGCCAAAATATTGGCTTGTACCGTATTTTCGATGAAACAGAAGTCGCGACTGGTCTCGCCATCGCCATTGATAAACAGATCTTCGTTTTTAATCATTGCCGAAGTCCATTTGGGAATCACCGCAGCATAAGCACCATTCGGATCTTGGCGTTTACCGAACACGTTGAAATAACGCAAACCGATACATGTGAAACCGTAAGCACGGGCAAACACATCAGCATACAGTTCGTTTACATATTTGGTTACGGCGTATGGAGATAAAGGTTTGCCAATCGTGTGTTCCACTTTGGGCAAACCGGGATGGTCGCCGTAAGTGGAGCTGCTGGCTGCGTACACAAAGCTTTTTACTTCGGCGTCGCGTGCGGCAACCAGCATATTGAGAAAACCGTCGATATTGGCGCTGTTTGACGTAATCGGATCGTTAATTGATCGCGGAACCGAACCTAAAGCGGCTTGATGCAATACATAATCAATGCCTTTGCAAACTTGGTGGCAGGTTTCCAAGTCGCGGATGTCGCCCTTAATAAAGGTGAAGCGTGCCCATTGCTCAGGCGTAACGGTACGTTGCACTTCATCTAAATTATGTTGGTGGCCGGTAGCAAAATTATCCAAACCCACCACGGTTTGATCGAGTGTTAACAGGGTTTCGAGCAGATTGGAACCGATAAAGCCGGCCACTCCTGTGACCAGCCATTTTTTCGGCGATTGCTTAAGCTCCTGTTGGATTTGTTCATACTTATTCATTATGCGGATATTCCGTATGTGTAGAGATTAAAGACGCAAGTCGGTTTCTTCTGCGGTAAACAGGTATTTCAAATCATAAATAACATGTTCTTTTTTAGCCAGTTTGCGGATGGCTTCAATACCCATTTCTTTAAACTGTTTGTGCGCCACGGCTAAAATAATGCCGTCATACTGACCTTCTTCCAAGCTGGAAATCGGCGTGAGGCCGTATTCGTGTTGTGCTTCGGCATGGTCAATCCACGGATCGTAAACATCAACGGTAATGTTGTATTCTTTAAGCTCTTTGATGATGTCCACGACTTTGGTATTGCGCAAATCCGGGCAGTTTTCTTTGAAGGTTAAGCCCATAAGTAAGATTTTAGCGCCTTCGACCTGTACGCGTTTTTTCAGCAGGGCTTTAACCAATTGGGAAGCAACATAGCCTGCCATGTTGTCGTTCAGGCGGCGGCCGGCCAAAATGATTTCGGGATGGTATCCGATGCTTTGCGCTTTATGGGTGAGGTAGTAAGGGTCAACACCGATGCAGTGACCGCCGACCAAACCGGGACGGAAGGGCAGGAAATTCCATTTTGTGCCGGCAGCTTTCAATACGGCTTCTGTGTCAATGCCCATTTTGTTGAAAATCACGGCCAATTCGTTGATCAACGCGATATTCAGGTCACGTTGGGTGTTTTCAATCACTTTGGCTGCTTCGGCTACTTTGATGCTAGTGGCTTTGTGGGTGCCGACAACGATGATTTCGTTGTACAGAGCATCAACAACATCGGCAACTTCAGGGGTTGAGCCGGAAGTAATTTTTTTGATGGTGCTGACGCGGTGTTCTTTGTCGCCCGGATTAATGCGCTCGGGGCTGTAACCTGCGTAAAAATCTTGATTGAATTTCAAGCCAGAGAATTTTTCCAATACAGGCACACAGTCTTCTTCGGTTGCACCGGGATAAACGGTGGATTCGTAAATAACGATGTCGCCTTTTTTCAATACTTTGCCAATGGTTTCAGAGGCTTTAACCAGAGGTGTGAGATCGGGTTGGTTGTGTTCGTCAATTGGTGTGGGCACGGTTACGATAAACACATTGCATTTTTTCAAGTCTTCCAAATCGGCCGAATAGCTCAGGTGTTTGGCGCTTGCGAGTTCATCATCATCCACTTCCAATGTGGCATCGTGCCCTTGTTTTAAGGCTTCAATACGGGCATGGTTGATATCGAACCCTACTACCGGACGTTTTTTACCAAATTCTACGGCAAGGGGCAGGCCTACATAACCCAAGCCGATAATGGCCAAATTGATTTGCTCTGGAGTCATCATAATTTTGTATCTCTAAAAGTTGTAATAATGAAATTTTTCGTGATGCTTTAATTTTTTAGTTTTCAGACAGGCATCAGGCTTGAAGTATGGTGCGGGGCTGTTATTTGTATAATTCACGCAACTCTTGCAAAGATTTGCCTTGTTGGTCTTTGGCTGATAAAAGCGGATTGTTAATCGGCCATTCGATGCCTACCGTCGGGTCATTCCACATCAAGCTGGCTTCGGCTTGCGGGTTGTAATAATCGGTGCATTTGTATTCGAAATCGGCAATATCGCTTAACACAACGAATCCATGAGCCAAGCCCGGCGGAACCCAAAACTGGGTTTTGTTGTCCTCGTTTAAAATCACACCTTCCCATTGGCCGTAGGTGGGTGAATCCGGGCGGATATCCACGGCAACATCAAATACTTCGCCGCGCACGCAGCGAACCAGTTTGCCTTGAGGGTTAACGGTTTGGAAATGCAGGCCGCGTAAAACGCCTTTTTGCGAACGTGAGTGGTTGTCTTGTACAAAATCTAAATCGATGCCGAGCATTTCGCGATAACGGTTTTTTTCGAAAGTTTCCAAGAAAAATCCGCGCTCGTCGCCGAACACTTTGGGCTGAATGATTTTGACGTCTTTAATTTTTGTATCGATAACTTGCATTGTCTATTCCATGTTTTCAGACAGGCATTAGCCATATATCTGCTTGCGATGCCTGTCTGAAAAAGTTTTATTTAGAAGTTTCCAGCAGGCGTTGCAGGTATTGGCCGTAGCCTGTTTTGGCAAGAGGTTTGATTTTCTCTGCCAGCTCATCTTTGTTTAACCAGCCTTTATTGAAAGCAATTTCTTCCAAACAGGCCACTTTCAAGCCTTGGCGGCTTTCGATGGTTTGAACGAAGTGGCCGGCTTCCATTAAGCTGTCGTGCGTGCCTGTGTCCAACCAAGCGAAGCCGCGACCAAGCAGCTCAACATTCAATGTGCCTTCTTCCAGATACATTTGGTTGATGCTGGTGATCTCTAATTCGCCGCGGGCAGACGGTTTGACACGCTTCGCTTTTTCAACAACGCTGTTGTCATAGAAGTACAGGCCGGTAACGGCATAGTTGGATTTCGGTTTTTCAGGTTTTTCCACGATAGACAACACTTTGTTGTCTTTATCGAACTCCACCACGCCGAAGCGTTCGGGGTCGGCTACCTGATAACCGAACACTGTGGCGCCTTTGGGGCGGGAAGCAGCCAATTCCAGTTTGCGGCCGAAGCTTTCGCCGAAATAGATGTTGTCGCCCAAAATCAGACAGGCGCTGTCGTCGCCGATGAATTCGTCACCAATCAGGAATGCCTGTGCCAAGCCGTCGGGGCTGGGTTGGATGGCATAGCTGATATTGATGCCGAAGTCGGATCCGTCACCCAAAAGGCGTTGGTAGCCCGACATATCTTCGGGGGTTGAAATAATCAATATATCGCGAATTCCGGCCAGCATCAGCACGGAAATCGGGTAATATACCATTGGTTTGTCATAAATTGGCAGTAATTGTTTTGAAACGCCGCGAGTGATTGGGTAAAGACGGGTTCCAGAGCCACCGGCTAAAACGATGCCTTTCATAAATTTCTCCAGTTATTTTAGTTTTTTAAACCCAAGCGTTCACCTTGGTAGTTGCCGTCTAATACGGCTTGCCACCATGCCTGATTATTCAAATACCATTCAACGGTTTTGCGGATGCCGGTTTCGAAAGTCTCTTGAGGCTTCCAGCCCAAATCACGGCCGATTTTCGCCGCATCAATGGCGTAGCGGTGGTCGTGACCCGGACGGTCGGTAACGTGGGTGATGAGTTCTTGATATGATGTGATGTTGGGTGTGTTCGGGTTTTGTGCGGTTGGGCGCAATTCATCCAAGATGCTGCAAATGGTTTTGACAACATCAATGTTTTTACGCTCGTTGTGTCCGCCGATATTATAGGTTTCTGCGTCGGCTGCTTCAGTAAATACTTTCCACAGGGCGCGCGCGTGATCTTCTACAAACAGCCAATCGCGGATTTGGTTGCCTTCGCCGTAAACGGGCAATGGTTTGCCGGCCAGGCAGTTGAGGATCATCAAGGGAATCAGTTTTTCCGGAAAGTGGAACGGGCCGTAGTTGTTTGAACAGTTTGTCAGCACAACAGGCAGGCCGTAGGTTCGGTTCCACGCGCGTACCAAATGGTCGCTGGATGCTTTACTGGCAGAATAGGGGCTGCTGGGGGCATAAGGCGTGGTTTCTGTGAACAAGTCGTCTGTGCCGTGCAGGTCGCCGTATACTTCATCGGTAGATATATGGTGGAAACGGAAAACGGCTTTGTTTTCTTGGGAGAGCGTGTTCCAATATTGGCGTGCGGCTTCAAGCAGGGTGTAAGTGCCGACGATATTGGTTTCGATAAAAGCAGCCGGGCCGTCGATAGAGCGGTCTACATGGCTTTCTGCAGCCAAGTGCATAATCCCGCGAGGCTGGTATTGCGCAAATAGTTTGTCGATTGCTTCGCGGTCGCAAATATCGGTTTGGGAAAAGATATAACGGGGATTGTCGGCAATGCTTTCCAGTGAGTGAAGGTTGCCGGCATAAGTGAGTTTGTCGATGTTTACCACCGTTGCGTCGGTGTTGTTGATTAAATGGCGGATTACGGCGGAGCCGATAAAACCTGCGCCGCCAGTGACGAATACGGTGTTTTTCTGCATGATTTTTTAACCTGAATTTGAAAATAAAATTAGGGGTAATGAATTATTCGTCATTTAAAATTAATAACAGAATAATTTTATCTCGGAGTGATTGTAGGCCGTTTGGATTAATTTTTGTTAAAAGAATCGCAAAACAGCATGAATTATGATAAGCGATATAGTCGATTGTTTTTAAGGGAACTTTTTGTTATGTAGGGTTATTTTTATGTCATTTCCCAGTATCTCTGCCGACACGGGGAAAAAGTCGGGCATTTGGTTTAAGGCTTGGTTGTTTTCCGGCAACATAAACAGCCCTTTTGCATTGTTGCCTAATATTTTGGCGGATTGATAGAGCACTATTTCATCCACCAAACCGGTTTCTATGAATGCGGCATTCAGCTTGGCGCCTGCTTCCACCAAAACTTCCCCGATTCCTTGTTGGGCTAACTGCCGCATCATTTCATGCAAATCCACATGGCCGTTTTTTTCAGACAGGCATAACACGGAAATGTTCCGATGACGGAGATACGGTGTATGCTTTTGGGTATTGGAAACTGTAGTGCAGATAATGGTTCGGCTGCCGCAATCCCGGACAACCGAAGAATCGGATGGGGTTTGCAGCTTGCTGTCGAGAATGATGCGCGTGGGTTGGCGCAAAGTGGGGAAGGCGCGAACGTTTAAACGAGGATTGTCGGCCAAAACGGTCCCGATACCGGTGAGCACGGCACAACTTTCTGCACGCAAAATCTGTACGTCTGCCCGTGCGGCTTCTCCGGTTATCCATTGACTCAAACCGTTGCTCAAAGCCGTTTTGCCGTCTAGGCTGGCGGCGCATTTCAGGCGGATGAAGGGTTTGCCGCGTTCGATGCGGGATAGGAAGCCGCGGTTGAGTGCGCGTGCTTCTTGCTCCAGCAAGCCGCTTTGTGTTTCGATACCGGCTTGAGCCAGCAGAGACAAGCCTTTTCCTGCAACCAGCGGATTGGGGTCGGTCATGGCGGCCACTACCCGTTTGACGCCGGCTTTTATCAGGGCTTCTGCGCACGGAGGAGTGCGACCGTAATGGCTGCACGGCTCCAGGGTAACGTAGGCAGTAGCGTCTCGGGCGAGCGGGCCGGCTTGGTTGAGGGCGTGTACTTCGGCGTGCGGGCCGCCTGCCTGAATGTGAAAGCCTTGTCCGACGATTTGGTCGCCATGCGCGATGACGCAGCCGACGCGCGGATTGGGGCTGGTGGAAAACCGGCCTTCCCAGGCAAGGGTTAATGCGGACTGCATCATGCGGATATCGGTGTTGCTGAACATGTGGAATAAATATTAAGAACAAAGGCGTATTGTAAAATACGCCTTTGGTTTGTGTGTAATTATTTTTCAGATTTTCAGGCAGGCATTGTCCGAATAGCTGGTTAATGCTTGAGTTTGATGTTTTTCAAAACGCTGTCTAGCTGCTGCGAAGTTGCACTCGGGCTGTATGCGCAAATATTGTAGAGGCCTTCTGTAGAATAAACGGATACGCAGGTCTCGTTTAGTGTTTCATCGCCGCTGGTTTGGGAATAGTGGTAATCCATGCGGTTTTCGGTGGAAACGCCGATTTTCACGTCTTTAAGGCTTTTATCCGCTTCAATGTGCTTTTTCAGGTTGGCAAAATATTCGTTTGCCGGCTTCTGCGGTTTGCCGAGATTGGTGGCGTATAAGGTGATGTTTTGTGCATCATCATGCTGCATGAGGGTTAAGTCGGCAGTGTTTACTCCGGGCGGAAGCTGGCGGGCTTCTTTGGAAATGTCTGCAAAGCTGCTGTTTTCGATAATGATGCTGAGTTTACCGTCTTTGCTGGTTAATGTCTGCACGGCGCTTTGGGGTACGGAGGCGGCGTCGTTGATGGCAGAAGCGGCAGAAGAGGCGGCTTCGGGAGAAACGGATGTTTCAGATTGCCCGTTGCAGGCACTTAACAATAGGATAGAGGCTGCTAAGCCTAGAAAAGCTGTTTTCTTCATGTTTTTATCCGTTATGTTTATGTTGGAAATAATTTTGATGGTTTGAAGTATAGCAAAACTCAGAATGGCTGAAAATTTACCGGCCATTACAATGAATGCCGATAGGTTTCGGGAATTGTGTTTCAGACAGGCATTAATGTGTGGGGAGGCTTGGTTTTGCTATGTTTCCATTGATATTGCTGCACACGGGCGCGTGTCGGGCAATGTGTGCATTTATGCGACAACACCTGCTGCGCGGGCAATGGCCAAACCTTCTTCTTGGGAAAGGTAGCGCGGTTTTTCGGGCTTGTTGCGTAAGGCGATATCGCCTTGCTGGAATACGATTAATTCGTCGCAAGCAAACTGTTGCCAAGTTTCGTTTTGCGTGAGCGGTAAGGTGGCGATAACGGCAACTTTGTCGTTTGGCGTGGTAACGGATGCGAAATCGACGGCCACATCGTCGTCCAGCAAACGGGCCTCGCCGAAAGGGGCTTTGCGGATGATGTAGTAGAGCAGGGTGCTGGCGTGGGCAAACATGATGTCGCCGTTTGACATGATGAAGTTGAACAGGCCGTGGGTGCGGATGCGTGCGGCCAGCTCCTGTACCGCGTCGGCTAAGGTTTTGAGGTCGGGTTTTTTATCGAAACGCCGGCGTAATTCTTCCAAGATATAGCAGAAAGCGGCTTCTGAATCGGTTGTGCCGACGGGGCGGTAGTATTGGCCTTGTGAGGGTTTGAAATTCATCAGGTTGCCGTTATGGGCAAACAGCCAGTATTCGCCCCACATTTCGCGTACAAACGGATGTGTGTTGGCCAGCGATGTTTTGCCTTGTGTGGCTTTGCGGATGTGGGCGATAACGTTTTCGGATTTGATTTGGTAGGTGTTGACCAAGTCGGCAACGGGCGAATCGGCGCTGGGTTTGTCGTCGTGAAACAGCCGGATGCCTTTCTGCTCGAAAAAGCCGATGCCGAAGCCGTCTGCATGGTGGTCGGTCAGGCCACCGCGCAAACGGAAGCCTTCAAAAGAAAAAATGATGTCGGTAGGAGTGTTGCAATTCATGCCCAAGAGCTGGCACATGGTTTTATCCTTTGCGGTTGCGGGTAGTATTTTCAATGTGTTGTAACCAATAAACTTATTTTTGATACCAATCGGCAGGGTTTTTGCAGTCGTTTTTTGACATTAAAGCTAAGGTTCGGCAGGCCATGGCAAGTTAGGTTTATCAGCTGTATAAGTCTATCACTAACGGCGGGGCTTGTAGAGCGGCGTATGCCTGTCTGAAAACGTTCAGACAGGCATTAGGCGGGCTTGATTTTAACATTTCTGTATCCATATTGCGGTTAATGAATTTGATGCGGAAAGAATGTTATGACTTCTAATAATTTAACTACCGTGTTGCAGGATAACAGCCGCAACCGCTTTATTTTTGACAATATGCCGGTGCGCGGTTTGCATGTGCGTTTACAGGAAGTTTGGCAGCATATTGTCGGACGCAAAACCTACCCCGAAGCCATCCGCCGAGCATTAGGCGAACTGCTGGCGGCAGGGGTGCTGCTTTCTGCCGACTTGAAAACAGCCGGTACGCTGATTTTGCAAGTACAGGGACAGGGCAGATTGAAAATGCTGGTGGTGGAGGCGACTTCAGACCAAACCTGCCGCGCAACCGCTCGCTGGGACGAGTCGTCCGAAATCGGAGAAGAGGAAACTTTGAGCGGTTTGTTGGGAGAGCAGGGTGTGTTTGTGATTACCCTGCAGCCGAAAGACGGAGAGCCCTGGCAAGGCGTGGTGCCTTTGGAAGGCGGCAGTGTTGCGGAAATGCTTATGGCTTATATGCGCCGTTCCGAACAGCTGGAAACGCACATCACGCTTGCCGCAAACGAAGAGAGTGTGGGCGGTTTATTGCTCCAGCGTTTGCCGGAGCAAGAGCAGGATGAAGATGCCTGGGCACATTTGACCACGATTGCCGATACGGTTACGCCGCAGGAGCTGGTGGATTTGGATGCCCAACATGTGCTTTACCGTTTGTTTCACGAAACGCCGCCGCGCATGTTTGAGCCGGACGCGCTTGAATTTGCCTGCACATGTTCGCGCGGCAAGGTAAGCGACATGTTGCTGTTGCTCGGCGGGCAGGAGGTGGGGCAGATTGTGGCCGAGCAGGGCAGCGTGGAAATCGATTGCGACTTCTGCAATGAGAAATATGTGTTTGATGAAGCAGATATTAATTTATTGTTTGATGCGGATGTGGTTGCTGCTGTGCAGGAAGAGCAGCAGCTTTTGCAGTAAGCGTGTTTGGATAACACAATGCCTGTCTGAAAAATTTTCAGACAGGCATTTGATTATTTGAATGCCGGATAGGCATTATTTTTTCAAAGAGTCGCGGATTTCGCGCAACAACAACACTTCTTCGGAAGGTGCGGCAGGCGCTTCTTCTTCAACAGGTGCTTGTTTTTGCAGTTTGCTCAGGGCGCGGATAACCATGAAAATGGCCGCAGAGATAATCAGGAAGCTGATAACGGTGTTCAGGAATGTGCCGACGTTAAGGGTAACGGCACCGGCGGCTTGTGCTGCAGCCAAAGAAGCATAGCCTTCGGCAGGGGCGTTTGCGCCGTCTTTCAACGTGATAAACAGGTCTGAAAAGTCAACGCCGCCGATCAATAAACCGATAGGCGGCATAATCACATCATCTACCAATGATTTAACGATACCGCTGAATGCGGTACCCACAACCATACCCACGGCCAAATCGACCACATTACCACGCATGATAAACGCTTTAAAATCTTGTGCTAAAGACATTTCTAATTCCTTTAAAGTTAAGTAAAGATTCAAACAGTTTAAGAGGGTTCACATAAAGAAAAGCGATACATCTTAAATACCGGATATAAAATGAGGGCGGCATTTTATGATAAAGATAAGAAATGCGGCCGTTTATTAAATGCATGGTTTGATTTTCCGTTAAGCGGTTCGCTTTACTTAATATAAGAAAGATAAAATCACTTTAAGTTCAGATAAATTTACGGCCCATGTCGATAAACATCGGCCGTTCTCTATTAAATGCTTATGTAATAAGCCATAATGGGTTGATTATACTTCACTTAAAGCATTGATACTGTAGCCGCCGTCAACATAAGTGATTTCGCCGGTAATGCCCGAAGCAAGGTCAGAAAGCAGGAAAGCTGCAGCATTGCCTACTTCTTCAATGGTTACATTGCGGCCAAGCGGGTTTTGTTCGGCAACATGGTTCAGCAGTTTGCCGAAATCGGCAATGCCGGAAGCAGCCAAAGTTTTGATAGGGCCTGCCGAAATGCCGTTACAGCGGATGCCGTCGCGGCCCACGGATGACGCGGTGAAGCGGATGGCTGCTTCCAAGCTGGCTTTGGCCAAGCCCATTACGTTGTAATTCGGGATGGCGCGTACGGCGCCCAAGTAAGAGAGTGCAACCACGGCGGCATTGCGGCCTTTCATCATCGGGCGCGCTGCTTTTACCAGTGCGGGCAGGCTGTATGCAGATACATCGTGTGCCACGTTAAATGCCTCGCGGCTGATGCTTTCCAGAAA
This portion of the Neisseria canis genome encodes:
- the fabI gene encoding enoyl-ACP reductase FabI, whose product is MGFLQGKKILITGMISERSIAYGIAKACRDQGAELAFTYVVDKLEDRVRKMAAELGSELVFRCDVQSDTEIEQLFADLGKSWDGLDGLVHAIAFAPRESLNGDFLESISREAFNVAHDVSAYSLPALVKAARPMMKGRNAAVVALSYLGAVRAIPNYNVMGLAKASLEAAIRFTASSVGRDGIRCNGISAGPIKTLAASGIADFGKLLNHVAEQNPLGRNVTIEEVGNAAAFLLSDLASGITGEITYVDGGYSINALSEV